A stretch of Carnobacteriaceae bacterium zg-C25 DNA encodes these proteins:
- the smc gene encoding chromosome segregation protein SMC: MHLERIEISGFKSFADRTVIEFDKGVTAVVGPNGSGKSNLSEAIKWVLGEQSAKSLRGKKMDDIIFAGSQTRKATNIAEVTLVLNNEDHFLPLEFAEIQITRRINRQGDSECFINKKPCRLKDIVNLFMDSGLGKDSFSIISQGKVETIFHNKPEDRRGMFEEVAGVLKYKTRKQEASRKLDRTQENLDRVEDILFEIDKQLLPLQRQKEKALLYQEKRTALSSIDIALMVAEIDTMSQQMSITQNELASLQQELTQTKTTSQNNDMALAQHKIQLNQVDNAVAQLQEKYVETVRHLEQTTGEYNLAKERLSFSTQTKGQQEFAQFEKEQEKNRLEKAIEQIEQQQAERQKELAALTAQVNDLNHQKTLLDAHSQELVEEQRQLYIDALQQQARYQNDVQTAEKEIQHANSQMMRIQQREDDCNRQIVVVSTEKAKLEKRLDESKSEIERLNRDYQESQSQLVSHQQAFKQLEQDVQLNAQKLAQLSARKQSLQDLDEDFAGYYQGVRAVLKAQSQLKGVHGSLAQMIDVPKPYTVAIDIALGASLQHVIVDDENSAKQAIEFLKRQKLGRATFLPIQVIAARQLSSDVLQKVKQVDGFIGVASELVQSKPVYKNIVANQLGQTIISKNLDAGNQMAKAIGYRHRIVTLEGDVIHAGGSMTGGATQQKGQSLLSRSSTLAELKQQIAQLKDKQNEAKQQLSQYQLLVDEWSKKVSSIQQSGTQSRLLERESDVSLQRAIAQLAQLNEQYKLVQIEKAALYDELNESTVALDNAQHLLTHSQKTVKQTQDDLSKLNVSQEEKAEQLALLVPRLNDATMQLAVEKEKEQADNEQKSQLNKQLQQVMHSLDALMSQYSQENQTAEQLQELIEKTAEDMENLTQSKTQLDQQLSDHRIEKSRLDALVVELEETQRQLQKALETALKQEGVVQARLERYDVSIDTHLNRLSQEYNLTYEAAKEEKALEMSITDAVSYVSRLKREIEQIGPVNMTAIEEYDQVFKRFTTMSQQQADLQQAKEQLLSTMLEMDNEVAHRFKETFFAIKSKFEQTFPKLFGGGRATLELTQPDNLLESGIDIIAQPPGKRLQNLSLLSGGEKAFTAIALLFAILEVKPVPFCLLDEVEAALDEANVGRYGRYLKTFIDQTQFIVITHRKGTMEEADVLYGVTMQESGVSKLASVKFEDYTID, encoded by the coding sequence ATGCATTTAGAACGAATTGAAATATCAGGATTTAAATCCTTTGCTGATAGAACGGTTATTGAATTTGATAAAGGGGTCACAGCGGTAGTTGGTCCTAACGGAAGTGGTAAAAGTAATCTATCTGAAGCGATTAAGTGGGTGTTAGGTGAACAGTCAGCAAAAAGTTTACGTGGTAAAAAAATGGACGATATTATTTTTGCTGGTTCACAAACACGAAAAGCAACGAATATTGCTGAAGTGACGTTAGTTTTAAATAATGAAGATCATTTTTTACCGTTAGAATTTGCGGAAATTCAAATTACACGTCGGATTAATCGACAAGGGGATAGCGAATGCTTTATTAATAAAAAGCCTTGCCGTTTAAAAGATATTGTGAATTTATTTATGGATTCAGGTTTAGGTAAAGACTCGTTTTCCATTATTTCACAAGGTAAAGTGGAAACGATATTTCATAATAAACCGGAAGATCGACGCGGTATGTTTGAAGAAGTGGCGGGTGTTTTAAAGTATAAAACACGTAAGCAAGAAGCTTCTCGAAAACTAGATAGAACGCAAGAAAATTTAGATCGTGTGGAAGATATTTTGTTTGAAATTGACAAACAATTATTGCCGTTACAACGACAAAAAGAAAAAGCGTTATTGTATCAAGAAAAACGAACCGCATTGAGTAGTATCGATATTGCATTGATGGTAGCTGAAATTGATACAATGTCGCAACAAATGTCGATTACACAAAATGAATTAGCATCGCTTCAACAAGAGTTGACACAGACTAAAACAACGTCGCAAAACAATGATATGGCGTTGGCGCAGCACAAAATTCAATTGAATCAAGTGGATAATGCCGTTGCACAATTACAAGAGAAATATGTAGAAACGGTGCGCCATTTAGAACAAACAACGGGTGAGTATAATTTAGCGAAAGAGCGTCTATCTTTTTCAACGCAGACAAAAGGACAACAAGAATTTGCACAGTTTGAAAAAGAACAAGAAAAAAACAGACTGGAAAAAGCCATTGAGCAAATTGAGCAACAACAAGCTGAGCGTCAAAAAGAATTAGCGGCATTAACGGCTCAAGTGAATGATTTAAATCATCAAAAAACATTGTTGGATGCGCATAGTCAAGAATTAGTTGAAGAACAACGACAATTATATATTGATGCGCTTCAACAACAAGCGCGTTATCAAAACGATGTGCAAACTGCAGAAAAAGAAATACAACATGCCAATAGCCAGATGATGCGTATTCAGCAACGTGAAGACGATTGTAATCGTCAAATTGTTGTGGTATCTACTGAAAAAGCGAAATTGGAAAAACGTTTAGATGAGAGTAAATCAGAAATTGAACGGTTAAATCGTGACTATCAAGAATCGCAATCACAATTAGTCAGTCACCAGCAAGCGTTTAAGCAATTGGAACAAGACGTACAACTAAATGCGCAAAAATTAGCGCAGTTGTCGGCTAGAAAACAGTCTTTACAAGATTTAGATGAAGATTTTGCCGGGTACTATCAAGGGGTTAGAGCAGTTTTAAAAGCACAGTCACAACTAAAAGGTGTGCATGGTTCTTTAGCGCAAATGATTGATGTGCCAAAACCGTATACGGTGGCGATTGATATTGCTTTAGGGGCGAGCTTACAACACGTTATTGTGGATGACGAAAATAGCGCTAAACAGGCGATTGAATTTTTAAAACGCCAAAAATTAGGAAGAGCAACATTTTTACCGATTCAAGTGATTGCAGCGCGTCAGTTATCTAGCGATGTTTTACAAAAAGTGAAGCAAGTGGATGGGTTTATCGGTGTAGCGAGTGAATTGGTGCAGTCAAAACCAGTTTATAAAAATATTGTTGCTAATCAATTAGGTCAAACGATTATATCGAAAAATTTAGATGCGGGTAATCAAATGGCTAAAGCGATTGGCTATCGTCATCGTATTGTGACTTTAGAAGGTGATGTTATTCATGCCGGAGGATCCATGACGGGTGGTGCAACACAACAAAAAGGTCAATCGTTATTATCTCGTTCATCTACTTTAGCTGAATTGAAACAACAAATCGCACAATTAAAAGACAAGCAAAATGAAGCCAAGCAACAATTGTCGCAGTATCAATTGTTGGTGGATGAATGGTCTAAAAAAGTGTCGAGCATTCAACAGTCGGGGACGCAATCTCGATTGTTGGAACGCGAAAGTGACGTATCATTGCAACGTGCCATTGCACAGTTAGCACAGTTAAATGAGCAGTACAAACTTGTGCAAATTGAAAAAGCGGCTCTTTATGATGAATTGAACGAAAGTACGGTCGCATTGGATAATGCGCAGCACTTGTTAACACATAGCCAAAAAACAGTGAAACAAACGCAAGATGATTTGTCGAAATTGAATGTTTCTCAAGAGGAGAAGGCGGAACAGTTAGCGTTGCTGGTGCCAAGATTAAATGATGCGACGATGCAATTGGCGGTAGAAAAAGAAAAAGAGCAAGCGGATAATGAGCAAAAATCGCAATTGAACAAACAGTTGCAACAAGTGATGCATAGTTTAGATGCGTTGATGTCACAATATTCACAAGAAAATCAAACAGCTGAGCAATTGCAAGAGTTGATTGAAAAAACGGCTGAAGACATGGAGAATTTAACGCAATCTAAAACACAATTAGATCAACAGTTAAGTGATCATCGAATCGAAAAAAGTCGTTTAGATGCGTTGGTTGTTGAACTAGAAGAAACACAACGTCAACTGCAAAAAGCGTTAGAAACTGCATTGAAGCAAGAAGGTGTCGTACAAGCGCGATTGGAACGTTACGATGTGAGCATTGATACCCATTTAAATCGTTTATCACAAGAATATAATTTAACGTATGAAGCGGCAAAAGAAGAAAAAGCATTAGAGATGAGCATTACCGATGCGGTTTCGTATGTGTCGCGATTAAAACGTGAAATTGAACAAATTGGGCCTGTAAATATGACAGCTATTGAAGAATACGATCAAGTATTTAAACGATTTACAACGATGTCACAACAACAAGCCGACTTGCAGCAAGCTAAAGAGCAATTGCTTTCTACCATGTTGGAAATGGATAATGAAGTAGCGCATCGTTTTAAAGAAACGTTTTTTGCCATTAAATCTAAATTTGAACAAACGTTTCCTAAGCTGTTTGGTGGTGGTCGTGCAACGTTAGAATTAACGCAACCGGATAATTTATTAGAGTCTGGAATTGATATTATTGCGCAACCACCGGGCAAACGATTGCAAAATTTAAGTTTATTATCAGGTGGCGAAAAGGCATTTACGGCGATTGCATTGTTGTTTGCGATATTAGAAGTGAAGCCAGTACCGTTCTGTTTATTAGATGAAGTAGAAGCGGCTTTGGATGAAGCGAATGTTGGTCGATACGGACGTTATTTAAAAACATTTATTGATCAAACGCAATTTATTGTCATTACGCACCGTAAAGGGACGATGGAAGAAGCGGATGTGTTGTATGGTGTGACCATGCAAGAATCGGGTGTTTCTAAGTTGGCATCTGTTAAATTTGAAGATTATACAATCGATTAA
- a CDS encoding ribonuclease III has product MIKKYIEKQLHLFFEDDTLLKQAFTHSSYANEHQLSALKHNERLEFLGDAVVEIVVSDYLFHNFLQWPEGKLTRLRAQLVCEQMLSTLAKECGFDQLVLLGKGEENSGGRTRPSLLCDVFEAFVGALYLEKGIEVARAFVLSQIVPKINDQTQNPFTDYKTLLQEHLQRNGNVSIVYDIIKEDGLAHDKTFEATVSLNGQVIGTGIGKNKKDAQQQAAKQAYEKEGF; this is encoded by the coding sequence ATGATAAAAAAATATATAGAAAAACAATTACATCTCTTTTTTGAAGATGATACGCTACTCAAACAAGCGTTTACACACTCTTCTTACGCTAATGAGCATCAATTGTCTGCGTTGAAACATAACGAACGCTTGGAGTTTTTAGGGGATGCCGTCGTTGAAATTGTCGTTTCAGATTATTTGTTCCACAATTTTTTGCAATGGCCAGAAGGTAAATTAACACGATTACGTGCACAGCTTGTTTGTGAACAAATGCTTTCTACTCTTGCAAAGGAATGTGGCTTTGACCAATTAGTGTTGTTGGGAAAAGGTGAAGAAAATAGTGGGGGACGTACACGTCCGTCATTGTTATGCGATGTGTTTGAAGCGTTTGTTGGAGCGTTATATTTGGAAAAAGGAATTGAGGTGGCTCGAGCATTTGTGTTGAGTCAAATTGTTCCTAAAATTAATGATCAAACGCAAAATCCGTTTACGGATTACAAAACGTTGTTGCAAGAGCATTTACAACGTAATGGGAATGTATCCATAGTATATGACATTATTAAAGAAGACGGATTAGCGCATGACAAAACGTTTGAAGCGACGGTTTCATTGAATGGACAAGTCATTGGTACAGGTATTGGGAAAAATAAAAAGGATGCACAGCAACAGGCTGCAAAACAAGCCTATGAGAAAGAAGGGTTTTAG
- the recU gene encoding Holliday junction resolvase RecU → MTINYPNGTTTQQQKNQHVYYANRGMGFEEQINQSNLYYLQKGIAVIHKKPTPIQIVKVDYPKRTAAMIKEAYFRQASTTDYNGVYKGYYLDFEAKETRNKTSFPLSNFHEHQISHMEKCLQQQGIVFILVKFSSLNRVFLLKAQEFIHFWKQQHSDSGRKSIPLAFFEKYGYEMPIRFNPTIPYLEIIDQLIAQNNKF, encoded by the coding sequence ATGACAATCAATTACCCTAATGGCACAACGACACAACAGCAAAAAAATCAACACGTCTATTATGCCAATCGTGGAATGGGATTTGAAGAACAAATTAATCAATCAAACCTTTACTATTTGCAAAAAGGCATTGCGGTCATTCACAAAAAGCCAACGCCCATTCAAATTGTAAAAGTCGATTATCCAAAGCGTACAGCCGCGATGATTAAAGAAGCGTATTTCAGGCAAGCGTCTACTACCGATTATAACGGTGTCTATAAAGGTTATTATTTAGATTTCGAAGCAAAAGAAACACGCAATAAAACCTCTTTTCCATTAAGTAATTTTCACGAACACCAAATTAGCCATATGGAAAAGTGTTTACAGCAACAAGGAATTGTGTTTATTCTTGTGAAATTTTCTAGTTTAAATCGCGTATTTTTATTAAAAGCCCAAGAATTTATTCATTTTTGGAAACAACAGCATAGTGATTCAGGCAGAAAATCAATTCCTTTGGCGTTCTTTGAAAAATACGGATACGAAATGCCAATCAGGTTTAATCCAACGATTCCTTATTTAGAAATCATTGATCAGTTAATTGCGCAAAATAATAAGTTTTAA
- a CDS encoding PBP1A family penicillin-binding protein, whose amino-acid sequence MTQSRLNKSTNQKQSPTKKTSTKKTQKKWLVWLKRLAITFVTLFVLLTVGVVIYTATIIANSPKITQDALIGTLPSTIYDKDGEIVTKLGGNDRVLIDPSNIPKNIEDAILSIEDRRFYEHNGFDLIRIGGALLSNLKSGATQGGSTITQQLVKLSVFSTGEEHRNIERKIQEVYLATQVEKEYTKKDILALYLNKTFMANNTYGFGTAAKYYYGKDASELNLAQAALLAGMVQAPSAYDPLAHPEDAQNRRDIVLHAMLDNNKITKAQYDEAIAIPVQQDMIDRRAEKSNNELIMDAYIQQVLAEVATRTSLDPYTQGLSIYTHLDTKAQIKLADILNSNDYIQWQDNNIQAAVTVISPKTGAIVAMMGGRNTNVQFGINRAISNNRSVGSTSKPMIDYGPAIEYLNYSTGTIVSDSPINYTNGPALYNWDKEYYGNMTLRNALVQSRNTTALRVMKDVGVDNANAFLNKVGVTVQNDGKNQLVESNAIGFEASTLQMSAAYAAFSNGGIYYKPFTIRQITTSTGESATYVGEGTRAMKDSTAYMITDMLKGVPGNTAAFATVSGLYHAGKTGSTNYTDDQLAIVTKGNISTYAAPDAWYVGYSPNYSIATWVGYDNPMQEGNYVGRQESYYPSMIYKHIMTYLASQTENENWKMPDSVVKYGSELYVKGSRQAEVMRTTQQTTTTTSTTSSSTTTSSSTTTQQSDETPRPQTTRTESSQQQSTRQETTRQSNH is encoded by the coding sequence ATGACACAATCTCGCTTAAATAAATCAACAAATCAAAAACAATCACCTACGAAAAAAACGTCCACTAAAAAAACACAAAAGAAATGGCTTGTTTGGTTAAAACGATTAGCCATTACGTTTGTGACACTATTTGTTTTGCTAACGGTTGGTGTTGTCATTTACACCGCAACGATTATCGCAAACTCACCAAAAATTACGCAAGATGCATTAATCGGAACATTACCGTCAACCATCTATGATAAAGATGGCGAAATTGTAACCAAACTAGGTGGCAACGATCGTGTGCTAATTGATCCGAGCAATATTCCTAAAAATATTGAAGATGCTATCCTTTCAATTGAAGATCGCCGATTTTATGAACATAACGGGTTTGACTTAATTCGTATTGGTGGTGCACTACTTTCAAACTTAAAAAGCGGGGCTACTCAAGGTGGTAGTACCATTACACAGCAACTTGTTAAATTATCCGTTTTCTCTACCGGAGAAGAACACCGTAACATTGAACGTAAAATTCAAGAAGTGTATTTAGCAACGCAAGTTGAAAAAGAATATACGAAAAAAGATATTCTTGCCCTGTACTTAAACAAAACGTTCATGGCAAATAACACGTACGGATTTGGAACGGCAGCTAAATACTATTATGGTAAAGACGCCTCTGAATTAAATCTTGCACAAGCGGCTTTATTAGCCGGAATGGTGCAAGCGCCATCTGCATATGATCCATTGGCTCATCCAGAAGATGCACAAAACAGACGGGATATCGTTTTACATGCCATGTTAGACAACAATAAAATTACTAAAGCGCAATATGACGAAGCAATTGCGATACCTGTTCAACAAGACATGATTGATCGTCGTGCTGAAAAAAGTAATAACGAACTCATTATGGACGCCTACATTCAACAAGTGCTTGCTGAAGTAGCGACACGAACAAGTTTAGACCCTTACACTCAAGGATTATCCATCTACACTCATTTAGATACAAAAGCACAAATTAAATTAGCAGATATTTTAAATTCAAACGACTATATTCAATGGCAAGACAACAATATACAAGCTGCTGTAACGGTTATTTCACCTAAAACAGGTGCCATTGTTGCCATGATGGGTGGACGAAATACAAATGTACAATTCGGTATTAATCGTGCCATCTCCAACAATCGTAGCGTCGGTTCTACATCAAAACCGATGATTGATTACGGTCCAGCAATTGAATATTTGAACTATTCTACAGGTACAATTGTCAGTGACTCACCAATCAACTATACAAACGGCCCTGCTCTATACAACTGGGATAAAGAATATTACGGCAACATGACATTACGCAACGCGTTAGTGCAATCTCGTAACACGACTGCACTACGTGTCATGAAAGACGTTGGTGTAGATAATGCTAATGCCTTCCTAAACAAAGTAGGCGTGACCGTACAAAACGACGGAAAAAATCAACTGGTTGAATCTAACGCAATTGGTTTTGAAGCAAGTACATTACAAATGTCTGCGGCATATGCAGCATTTAGTAACGGCGGTATTTATTATAAACCATTTACCATTAGACAAATCACCACCTCTACCGGCGAAAGCGCTACGTACGTTGGTGAGGGTACACGCGCCATGAAAGATTCTACAGCCTATATGATTACCGACATGTTAAAAGGTGTCCCCGGAAATACGGCAGCATTCGCAACGGTTAGCGGTTTGTATCACGCAGGAAAAACGGGTTCTACAAACTATACAGATGACCAATTAGCAATTGTCACAAAAGGTAATATTAGCACCTACGCAGCACCAGACGCATGGTATGTCGGTTATTCACCAAACTATTCAATTGCCACTTGGGTAGGTTACGACAACCCAATGCAAGAAGGAAACTATGTCGGTCGACAAGAGTCTTATTATCCATCAATGATTTATAAACATATCATGACCTACTTAGCATCACAAACCGAAAATGAAAACTGGAAGATGCCAGATAGTGTTGTTAAATACGGTAGTGAATTATACGTTAAAGGTTCTAGACAAGCCGAAGTGATGCGGACAACACAACAAACAACAACGACAACATCAACTACATCGTCGTCAACAACAACGTCTAGTTCAACAACTACTCAACAATCCGACGAAACACCACGTCCACAAACGACGCGAACTGAATCGTCTCAACAACAGTCTACTCGACAAGAGACCACTAGACAATCCAATCATTAA
- the ileS gene encoding isoleucine--tRNA ligase — translation MKMKETLLIGKTDFPMKADLPTKEVTLQNKWNEANVYEKRQQLNAGKPTFVLHDGPPYANGAVHMGHALNKISKDFIVRSKSMSGFRAPFVPGWDTHGLPIEQALANSEGVDRKKMSTAEFRKLCAEYAWRQIDGQRAEFKRLGIGGTWDNPYVTLKPQYEAEQVRVFGKMAENGYIYKGLKPIYWSPSSESSLAEAEIEYKDVESPSIYVAFKVKDGKGLLDSDTSFVIWTTTPWTLPANLGIFLHPDYTYAHILADGKKYVVAKELVNSVAQAANFENVDILAEFSGKDFEYMTAQHPFYDRESLVMVADYVTLDSGTGLVHTAPGHGEDDFYYSRQYNLPVLSPIDNQGHFTDEAPGFEGMFYMKGNKVICELLQEKGVLLSLSYFTHSYPHDWRTKKPVIFRATPQWFASIDKFRQEILDVIENDVTWYHPSGKVRIYNMVRDRGDWVISRQRVWGVPLPVFYGEDNEPIITPETIEHVANLFAEHGSDIWFEWDTKDLLPDGFTHPSSPNNQFTKETDIMDVWFDSGSSHAGVLAAREELTYPADLYLEGSDQYRGWFNSSLTTSVATQHKAPYKAVLSQGFVMDGEGKKMSKSLGNVISPAAEMETKGADIIRLWVSSVDYESDVRVSKEILNQISESYRKIRNTLRFMLANTSDFDPTTHAVPFEQMGAVDQYMMIKIDQLVEKLLNAYEKYEFSTIYQSVMNFCTVDLSQFYLDFAKDVIYIEEKDNVNRRAMQTVIYDALVKLTKLLTPILVHTAEEVWQYMPESEEFAQLSEFPTVVGYANAEKVVSEFETFFDMRDVVLKALEEARNEKVIGKSFQSKVTIYPTQQLQAFVQKYALNLEQLLIVSDCEMKDVDATVPENAVSQNGVSVVVSVAQGEVCERCRATKREVGTIEGAPTLCHRCHHIVSKHFPEALVTETNE, via the coding sequence ATGAAAATGAAAGAAACTTTATTAATTGGTAAAACAGATTTTCCAATGAAAGCTGATTTGCCTACAAAAGAAGTGACGTTACAAAATAAATGGAATGAAGCGAACGTTTATGAAAAACGTCAACAATTAAACGCGGGTAAACCAACGTTCGTGCTACACGATGGACCACCTTATGCCAATGGTGCCGTTCACATGGGACATGCTTTAAATAAAATTTCAAAAGATTTTATTGTCCGTTCGAAGTCGATGTCTGGTTTTAGAGCACCGTTTGTTCCGGGATGGGATACACACGGTTTGCCAATTGAACAAGCATTAGCCAATAGTGAAGGTGTCGATCGTAAAAAAATGTCAACTGCCGAATTTAGAAAATTGTGTGCAGAATATGCGTGGCGTCAAATCGATGGACAACGTGCCGAATTTAAACGATTAGGGATTGGTGGTACATGGGATAATCCGTATGTGACACTAAAACCTCAATATGAAGCAGAGCAAGTGAGAGTATTCGGTAAAATGGCTGAAAATGGCTATATTTACAAAGGGTTAAAACCAATTTACTGGTCACCATCAAGTGAATCTTCATTAGCTGAAGCAGAAATTGAATATAAAGACGTTGAAAGTCCATCCATTTATGTTGCTTTTAAAGTTAAAGATGGAAAAGGTTTATTAGATAGCGATACATCATTTGTGATTTGGACAACAACGCCATGGACATTACCTGCCAATTTAGGTATTTTCCTACATCCAGATTATACATATGCGCATATTTTAGCGGATGGTAAAAAATATGTTGTGGCTAAAGAATTAGTCAATAGTGTAGCTCAAGCTGCAAACTTTGAAAATGTTGACATTTTAGCAGAATTTTCTGGAAAAGATTTTGAATATATGACGGCTCAACATCCGTTTTATGATCGTGAATCTTTAGTGATGGTTGCAGACTATGTAACGTTAGATAGTGGTACAGGTTTAGTTCATACTGCTCCAGGTCATGGTGAGGATGACTTCTATTATTCACGTCAGTATAATTTACCGGTATTATCACCAATCGATAATCAAGGTCACTTTACAGATGAAGCACCTGGCTTTGAAGGCATGTTCTACATGAAAGGGAATAAAGTGATTTGTGAGTTGCTACAAGAAAAAGGAGTGCTATTAAGTTTATCTTACTTTACACATAGCTATCCGCATGATTGGCGTACTAAAAAACCAGTTATTTTCCGTGCGACACCACAATGGTTTGCTTCGATTGATAAATTTAGACAAGAAATTTTAGACGTTATTGAAAATGACGTGACATGGTATCACCCGTCAGGTAAAGTGCGTATTTATAACATGGTGCGCGACCGCGGTGATTGGGTTATTTCACGTCAACGCGTTTGGGGTGTTCCGCTACCTGTATTTTACGGTGAGGATAATGAGCCAATTATTACGCCTGAAACGATTGAACATGTGGCTAATTTATTCGCTGAACACGGATCAGATATTTGGTTTGAATGGGATACAAAAGATTTATTGCCAGATGGGTTCACACATCCAAGTAGTCCAAACAATCAATTTACAAAAGAAACAGATATTATGGATGTTTGGTTTGATTCAGGTTCATCACATGCAGGTGTTCTTGCAGCGCGTGAAGAATTGACTTATCCAGCTGATCTATATTTAGAAGGTTCGGATCAATACCGTGGGTGGTTTAACTCTAGTTTAACAACAAGTGTGGCGACCCAACATAAAGCGCCATATAAAGCGGTTTTATCTCAAGGTTTTGTAATGGATGGCGAAGGTAAAAAGATGAGTAAGTCTTTAGGAAATGTTATTTCTCCAGCAGCCGAAATGGAAACAAAAGGTGCAGACATTATTCGTCTTTGGGTAAGTTCGGTCGATTATGAATCAGATGTTCGTGTAAGTAAAGAGATTTTAAATCAAATTTCTGAATCTTACAGAAAAATTCGTAATACGTTACGTTTCATGCTTGCGAATACAAGTGACTTTGATCCAACAACACACGCTGTACCATTTGAACAAATGGGAGCTGTTGACCAATATATGATGATTAAAATTGATCAACTTGTAGAAAAATTGTTAAATGCGTATGAAAAATATGAATTTTCAACAATTTACCAAAGTGTAATGAATTTCTGTACAGTAGATTTATCACAATTCTACTTAGATTTTGCTAAAGATGTTATCTATATTGAAGAAAAAGACAACGTTAATCGCCGTGCAATGCAAACGGTAATTTATGATGCGTTAGTAAAATTGACTAAATTATTAACACCAATTTTAGTTCACACAGCTGAAGAAGTATGGCAATATATGCCAGAATCAGAAGAATTTGCGCAATTAAGTGAGTTTCCAACTGTGGTTGGCTACGCAAACGCTGAAAAAGTTGTTTCCGAATTTGAAACGTTCTTTGATATGCGTGATGTTGTATTAAAAGCATTAGAAGAAGCAAGAAATGAAAAAGTTATCGGTAAATCATTCCAATCAAAAGTAACGATTTACCCTACACAACAATTACAAGCATTTGTTCAAAAATATGCGCTTAACTTAGAACAGTTATTGATTGTATCTGATTGTGAAATGAAAGATGTCGATGCGACTGTGCCAGAAAATGCCGTATCACAAAATGGTGTATCTGTTGTCGTATCTGTTGCACAAGGTGAGGTTTGTGAACGTTGCCGTGCTACAAAACGTGAAGTGGGTACAATTGAAGGAGCGCCAACGTTGTGTCATCGTTGCCATCACATTGTAAGCAAACATTTTCCAGAAGCGTTAGTTACAGAGACTAATGAATAA